Below is a genomic region from Salinirussus salinus.
CCAGTTCCTCGAGCCTGTCCGCGAGGCGGTCGGCCACCTGCTGTTGCTGGTCGTCGTCGAGCTGTCCGGCGAAGCCGGCACAGCCCGCGAGCACCAGCAGCGCGGCGACCGCGAGCGCGGGGAGGGCTTTGCGTTTCGGGGACATTGCATTCGTGGATTCACCCGGCATCCACTTCAAACGGTGTCGGAGCCTGCCCGGGTGGAAAACGAGGAAAAGGTACTTATACCACCCCCCGCCCCGGAAGGCGCGCCGGACGGGATTCCCGCCGGGTCGACGCCGCGCAAGCTACCCGTGACCGACCGGCTTAACAGGCTCGCAGCCCACATGTGGGTATGCGAACTGTCGACGCCGCCGGGCTGGAGATCGGCGACGACCACCCCCCGCGGGTCATGGGCGTTCTCAATGTCAGCGAGGAGTCACCCTACGACCCGTCGGTCTACGACGACCCCGCCGAAGCCGCCGCCTACGTCGACGAGGACCTCATCGGCGAGGGTGCGGACATCGTGGACGTCGGCCTCGAGTCGGCGAACAAGAAGTTCGACGTACTCTCCGCCGAGGGGGAACTCGACCGGCTGGAGACGGCCGTCCAGACCATCGAATCCGTCTCGGGCGACGCGGTGTTCTCCATCGAGACCCGCTACCACGAGGTCGCCGAGGAGGCCCTGGACCGGGGCTTCGACATGGTCAACGACATCTGTGGCTTCGCGGACCCGGAGATGCCCCGGGTCTGCGAGGAGTACGATGTGGCCGTCGGAAAGATGGCCAGCCCGCCGGACCTGGAGCGACCCGGAGCCATCGAGGACGTTGACGAGATCTACGATGCGCTCTTTCGAAATGGCGTGACCGAGAAGACCATCGTCGACCCGGCCTTCGGCGGCTGGAGCGAGGAGAAGACCACCGACGACGACCGCGAGACCTTCCGCCGCCTCCGGGAGTTCCGCGCGGTCGGCCAGCCGATCCTGGTCTCGATCAACCGGAAGAACTTCCTGCGGGAGCTTGCCGGGCGCTCGACCGACGAGTCGCTACCGGTCTCGCTTGCCGCCACCGCGATGGCCGTCGAGCGCGGCGCCCACGTCGTCCGGACCCACGACGTGAAAGAGACCGTCGACGCCGCCCTCGTCGGCGACGCCTTCGCCCGCGAACGGGTCCGGAACCCCGAAACGGGCGTCGAGGAACTGGACGTGACGGCCGTCGGCGAGGCCCGGCGGCAGTTCGAGGCCGTCGACGGCGATGCCGACCCCGGCCGGGCGGTCGCCCGGTCGTTCACCCTCGCGCTGCCCGCGGAGTCACGCGAGCGCCTGCGGACGGCTGCCGAGGGCCACGACGTCGTCGTCACCGGGACTGGCGACCGCGTGGTCCTCGCGGGGACCGTCGCGGCACTCCGGAGCCTGGCCGACAGCGTTACCGAGCCGCCGGCGCTTGTAGCCGCGCTGGACCGCGTTCGCGAGGCGTCCCGGTAAGAAAACTTATGCCGGATGCGCCGCAAGCGCCGCGTGAAGGCCGAAAGGGCACGCGGGCAGGGGTGTCTCGTGCCACTTCGGCTCAACCCGGATTATCTGGCGCACCGCCCACCAGCACCAGCTACTACAGCTACCGATGAACTTCGAGACCTGGGAGCCCGTCTACGAAGTCATCCTCGCGGACTTCGGCTTCGACCGGGCGGCCGACGAGCGCGCCCGGGACCGCCTTGCCGACATCGTGGGCGACCGCGAGCCCTACGACCTCCGCCGGCTGGGGATCGCTGGCGGGACCGTCGCGATAGCCGGCGGCGCCGCCACGCTGTCCGACGAACTCGACGCCGTCGAGGGCGCCGACGCCGTCTTCGCCGCGGGTGCCGCGTTCTCGCGGCTCCGCGAGGCCGGTCTCGCCGTCGACTGTGTGGTGACGGACCTCGATTCCGCGCCGGAACGGGCCGTCGACCTCGCACGGGCGGGGACTCCAGTGGTCGCCCACGCCCACGGCGACAACGTCCCCGCAGTCGAGGCGTACGGCCCTCGCCTCGCCCGGGAG
It encodes:
- a CDS encoding 6-hydroxymethylpterin diphosphokinase MptE-like protein; translation: MNFETWEPVYEVILADFGFDRAADERARDRLADIVGDREPYDLRRLGIAGGTVAIAGGAATLSDELDAVEGADAVFAAGAAFSRLREAGLAVDCVVTDLDSAPERAVDLARAGTPVVAHAHGDNVPAVEAYGPRLAREAVVPTTQAAPVDGVRNFGGFTDGDRAAFLADHLGADELVFPGWDFEDSSVDEMKARKLVWAERLLHWLERRRDERFAVLDERRGGIDVKALPV
- the folP gene encoding dihydropteroate synthase, which encodes MRTVDAAGLEIGDDHPPRVMGVLNVSEESPYDPSVYDDPAEAAAYVDEDLIGEGADIVDVGLESANKKFDVLSAEGELDRLETAVQTIESVSGDAVFSIETRYHEVAEEALDRGFDMVNDICGFADPEMPRVCEEYDVAVGKMASPPDLERPGAIEDVDEIYDALFRNGVTEKTIVDPAFGGWSEEKTTDDDRETFRRLREFRAVGQPILVSINRKNFLRELAGRSTDESLPVSLAATAMAVERGAHVVRTHDVKETVDAALVGDAFARERVRNPETGVEELDVTAVGEARRQFEAVDGDADPGRAVARSFTLALPAESRERLRTAAEGHDVVVTGTGDRVVLAGTVAALRSLADSVTEPPALVAALDRVREASR